Part of the Chanodichthys erythropterus isolate Z2021 chromosome 13, ASM2448905v1, whole genome shotgun sequence genome is shown below.
TGGCGTGCTTATATGTGGCTCTGGTGATGATGCACAGGTGTTCAGTATTCAGGTGATTGTGAACGAGTGGGCGTGGCGTAAGTGTTCGTGTCAGGAGGTGCAGATTGTGTagccgtgacagtaccccctcctCCACGGGTGGCTCCTGACGGCTGGGAACGACGGCGGCGACGTGGTCTACCACGGCCTCAAGGAGCGGGACGGTCGGGATGTTCATGGTGGAATTCGGTAAGTAGACTGGGGTCAAGGATATCCTGGCGGTTGACCCAGCATCGCTCCTCTGGGCCGTAGTTCTCCCAGTCCACTAGGTACTCCAGTTGGGACCCACGTCGCCGCGAGTCAAGGATAGCTCTCACCCGGTAGATGTTGGTGTCTTCATCGATGGCAGGAGGAGGAGGTACGGCATCATCACCAGGCTCTGTGGAAGGAGGAGACAAAGGGTCAGTGAAGGGTTTGAGAAGAGAAACATGGAACGATGGTGAGATGCGGTACTGTGCTGGGAGTTGGAGACGGTAGGTCACTTCATTCAGCTGCCTCTCGATGGTGAATGGTCCGATGTACCGGGGACTCAGCTTACGGCAAGGCAGCCGGAGGCGGATGTCCCGAGTGGAGAGCCAGACTTGTTGTCCTGGTTGATATTGAGGAGTGGGTCGTCGGCGTGCGTCAGCTTGCTCCTTGTGCCTCCGGACTGCCTGCTGGAGGTGCacgtgagctgagtcccagaccctctcgctctgtTGGAACCAGTGATCTACCGCTGGGATCTCCGAGGGCTCACCCGACCATGGAAACAAGGGAGGTTGGTATCCTAACACACACTGGAACGGGGTGAGCCCTGTGGTGGACTGCTGGAGGGAATTCTGGGCGTATTCGGCCCAGGGCAGATACTGGCTCCAACACTCCTGGTTACGGTGACAGTAGACCCTCAGGAACCTCCCGATTTCTTGGATTTTCCGCTCAGTCTGGCCGTTGGTCTGAGGGTGGTATCCTGACGAGAGGCTGACGAATACCCCTAGGAGGCGGAAGAATGCGGTCCAGACTCGGGAGATGAACTGTGGTCCGCGGTCAGAAACGATGTCTTTAGGTAAACCGAAGTGGCGGAAGACGTTGTGAAAGAGTGCCTCTGCCGTTTCGAAGGCCGTTGGTAGTCCTTTGAGAGGAATGAGCTTACAGGATTTCGAGAATCTATCCACCACAACGAGTATACAGGTGAATCCTTGCGAGGAAGGAAGATCTGTCATAAAGTCTATTCCAATGTGGGTCCAGGGTCGTTCTGGGATGGGCAGAGGCACAAGCTTTCCCTCCGGTAATCTCCTAGGGGTATCCGCGATGGCACAGACTGAGCAACCCTTGATGTACCGGGAGATGTCCTGAAGCATGGATGGCCACCAGTAACGTTGTTGAAGGAGCGAGAGGGTCCTTCTCCTGCCTGGGTGTCCAGAGCCCGGAGATGAGTGAGCTGAGTCCAAGAGGGTGATACGGTGCTGAGGTGGTACGTATATCCTACCCTCTGGACCTCCCTGCGGAGCAGGTTGGAGGAGGTTCTCTTGTTGGATCTGTTGGTTGATGGTCCACTGGATTGGGCTTACGATCATGGCTGGAGGGAGGATAGGCTCTGGAGGTTCAGGATCGGGATCTGCTTGATGAAGACGAGATAGAGCATCGGCACGGTTGTTCTGATCTTCTGGACGGTAGGTGACTTTGAAGTTGAATCTGGTGAAGAATAAGGCCCATCGGGCTTGGCGATGGTTGAGTCTTTTTGCGTCTCGTAGATATTCAAGGTTGCGGTGGTCAGTGATAACTTCAAACGGTTCCTttgctccctccagccaatgtcGCCACTCCTTCAATGCGAGCTTGATCGCCAGGAGCTCACAATTGCACGGTTGTTCTGATCTCCTGGACGGTAGGTGATTTTGAAGTTGAATCTGGTGAAGAATAAGGCCCATCGGGCTTGGCGATGGTTGAGTCTTTTTGCGTCTCGTAGATATACAAGGTTGCGGTGGTCTGTGATAACTTCAAACGGTTCCTttgctccctccagccaatgtcGCCACTTCTTCAATGCGAGCTTGATCGCCAGGAGCTCACAATTGCCAATGTCGTAATTCTGCTCCGCCGGGGATAGCTTCTTGGAATataaggcgcatggatggagtcgtGGAGGATTCCCCTGCCGCTGGGACAGTACCGCTCCGACCCCGGTGGAAGAGGCATCTACCTCGACGATGAACTGACGGTTTGGATCGGGATGGACCAGGATCGGAGCGGACTTGAAGGCGAGTTTCAACTGATGGAAGGCGTTTGTGGCTGTGGggttccaggacagagacttgggccgGTTACGGAGAAGAGAGGTGAGTGGTGAACTGAGCATGCTGTAGTTGTTGATGAAACGGCGGTAGAAGTTAGCAAAGCCCAGGAATCTCTGAAGCTCCTTAATGGTGTTGGGTTGTTTCCAGTGAGTGATGGCTTCCACCTTCCCCTGGTCCATCTTCACACCATTGGAATCGATGACATAACCTAGGAACTGGACTGAGGAGGTGTGGAATTCACATTTTTCCAGTTTAAGGTAGAGTTGGTGTTCACGGAGCTTCTGGAGGATGAGTTTGACATGGTTCACATGGTCTTCATTACGATgagagtagatgaggatgtcgtcGATGTATACAATGACGAACTTGTTCAGGTAATCTCGGAAAACTTCATTCATATAATTCTGGAACACAGACGGACTATTGGACAACCCATACGGCATCACCTGATATTGGTAGTGCCCGGACGGGGTGATGAACActgtcttccactcgtcccccttcCGTATGCGAATCAGGTTGTATGCACTCCTCAAGTCCAGTTTTGAGAAAATGGTGGCTCCACGTAATTGTTCCAGGGCAGCTGGGACCAGAGGAAGGGGATAGCTGAAATTAACTGTCTGTGAATTGAGATGGCGATAGTCAATACACGGCCGCAAGCCTCCATCCTttttggccacgaagaagaaacTCGACGCGGCAGGGGAAGTCGATGGTCGTATGAATTCCTGCTGAAGAGCCTCTTGGACGtactcctccatggccttctgctCCGGGATGGAAAAGGGGTACACTCTTCCCTTTGGTAACGTGGCCCCAGGCAGGaggtcgatggcgcagtcccatggccgatgAGGTGGAAGTTGAGTAGCCAACCGCTTACTGAAGACATCCTGGAACGCCCGATAAGCTGAAGGAATGGTTACTTGGACTCGGGTTTCTGGACTTTCAACTGAGGTAGATTGGATCAGTAGTGGTGGTTCTctggatgaagatgatgattGAAGAACTTTTACAGGTAAGGTGATGCAGTGTTCATGGCAGTTCTTACCCCACTTGAGGATTTCACCAGTTGGCCAATGGATGTGAGGTTGGTGTTGGTTTAACCATGGGCGTCCCAGGATAATGTCAGCGGTTGACTCCTCCAGCACCATAAATGTGATGTCCTCCACATGCAAGTGACCGACGCGAAGGATGAGTGTGGGGGAGAAGTAACGGACATGACCTCGGCCCAGCGGTTTTCCCTGTATGGTCGTTATTTCCAGGTCGACGAGGCTGCGTTGACGTTTGGCATTCAGGAGATTGAGGGTTTGTTGGCTGATGAAGTTCCCCGCCGACCCGGAGTCGAGGAGGGCTTGTACTGAAACAGAAGATTGACAATGTCTTAGGTTCACCCAGGTTTTAGTTAAGCGTGCTGTTTGAGGAGTTAATTGAATGGTACTCACCGCTGGACGAGGAGGTCGAACTGGACAGGTGGGTAGTTGATGTCCATCTCCCCCACAATACAAACACAACTTTAAGTTGATGCGGCGTTGTCGTTCTGAGGTGGTGAGATGGTATGTATCAACTTGCATGGGTTCAGGTGCTGGAGGCGCGACAGATGGTGAGACGGGCGGAGGATTTACAGCGGGAGCGGTATGACTGCAAGCATCGAGTCGTTGGGAAACCCTGGATGGATTTTTGGATAAGATTCTCTAACCCCAGGGAATCTTCATATACCACGATCCATTGTTTAACTTCTTCACGTAATCCATGACGAAAAGCTGTGATGAGAGCGGTTTCATTCCAGCCGCTTATATAAGCGAGGGTGCGGAAGCGCACAGCATATGAACTTACAGTTTCGTTCCTTTCTTGGCGAATGTTGAATAGCTGATCGTGAATGGATAAATCAGCTGTCTGCTGGCCGAAGACTTCCTTTACCTGGGAACAGAATGAGGATACAGAACCAAGGATCGCAGAATTAGCTTCCCATAATGATTGGGCCCATTGCAGGGCTTTACCTGATAATAGATTAATGATGAACGCCACCCGGCTTCTTTCGGTGGTGAACAGATGAGCATTGGCTTCCAGGAAAAGAGAGCATTGTAGTAGGAacccgctgcaatcctccgccgcgTCGCTGTATGtcgctggtttggccatgggactcgCAGGGGCAGCTGAAGAAGTGAGCGGTGGAGTAGGTGTTGATGATGACGGTGCGGTCGTTGTGGTATTTTGAAGGAGTGAGGACCGTACAGCGTTGACCAGTTCCAGGAAGGGATCCGTGGTGCAGTCCCCGCCTGTGCCTGAAGAGCTCTGCATCAGGTCTGGTCTTCTGTCAGACACAGACGAGGACACAGATGAGGTAAGTGCAACAGTGTTTATTAACAGAGGTTTCAGACACAGGTGAAGACACAGGTAAAGAATCTTGACACGTAGAACTGATGAATGGTATAACAATGACAACTTTCCTTGGTAGATGACGATGGTGACACAGATGATGACGGAGGACTCAGGACTGGAGATGAAGACGATGAAGACAACAGTAGGTACAATGTTCAGGTAAGACGAGGTCGAGTGACGTGTAGGGATCGGTGCAAGACCAGACAATGAGTGAATGGGACTGGCGTGCTTATATGTGGCTCTGGTGATGATGCACAGGTGTTTAGTATTCATGTGATTGTGAACGAGTGGGCGTGGCGTAAGTGTTCGTGTCAGGAGGTGCAAATTGTGTAGCCGTGACAACATGAACATggtaaaatgaaaaaacaaacaccTTGGAAATGACAGATATGTTGAACAGGAACTATTTCAGGAATGGCACAAAGGTGTGTGACTGTTAAAGTCTCTGTCTTTAGGCCAGTGTACTCAAAGGCCCCATTTACACTGCCCGGTTCAAGtgacccaattccgattttttcctCCAATGTGGCACAGATCGGATATGAGTCACGACCGTGTACGCAGGAAAAAAGCGCATGGATTCCGATTTTCACAGATCGGTTTCAGGcctcattcatatgtggttATAAATCAGATATGAATCGGATACGTGCGTTTGCGCCTGCAGTGTAAGCGGACAGATCGGATATTCCCCTGTAAATGCGACTCCTGCGTCATTGAAAAGTGAGGGTTGTTTAACATTTCGCGGTACAGACATACCTATAAAAAACGGAGCATCTCTAGTTGACTGGTAGATTATTAATTgcatttgtttgtgttaaatatAAGGCGATCTGACTCTTGAAATCACACTGAGTGTTCGTTGTTGCTGTTGTCAGTGACGACGGCTCGTGCACAGACGCGCGCTTCAGTCCCTATTCGTTCCATTgaaaccacaaaataaaaagcacaCAAACTTGCAACTGcccttgatatacaatcactgatgaatgaatttgttttaatgacaaaaaaaaaaaaaaaaaaaaactagtagGATGGCGGATTAGAGCCCATGAAGCTTTGAATATCTACCCGTGCCCGAGTATTCTTCAACTCACACGCTTCCAGCGGAGCTGCGTACGTATACCAGACCCTCCAGGATTTCGCGATGTTGCGATTTGCAACATCAACGCAAATTCAACCAATCCCCGCGAATTCGGGGCGGtgttgcaattttaaccaatcACCGCAACTTTCCCGCAAATTTGACCAATCATTGGCGTCGTCTGGAGCTGACGTCGACAAATTACCTTCCGCCTTACTTCCGTGTTAAGAAAAGCAGCATGTGCGAGTCAAACGTTTCACACTTGCCGAGCAAAATAACAGCAATAGATCGCCAAAAGCAGTACCCTGGCATTCTGCATGAAAGCGGGGGGAAATTATTTTGCACTGCATGCAACATTGTGgtagaacacaaaaggaaaTCATCGATTGACAAGCATTTTGCCACCGCAAAGCATAACATGAGATGTGCAGAAATGCAGGCAGGACGTCAGACGACGAGACAGATCACAATGACACAGGCTGTTGCATCCAAGTCAATTGCAAGCTCTGAAAGAATTAAGgtgagttattttaaatgtgcatGCATCGTTAATGTTAAAGTTGGTATATATTATCATGTAATTGACCTTTCGCcgagagtttgattgacaagcgatctaaccaatcagaacgccgcatccgccattttgtccgacaaagcagccagtagttaaaagattaacctcggtggagttaaacttgaaaaatggtgtgtattgacgtctttccgcgtttgaaacaacattcattctcatgttcatggactaataggaagagatgatcggtttttacgagcggttgagctgaggatctacagcaatctgtcacgaccatggtcacgacacattaaagagcaacaaaacgttttttattgtttgaatttctttaataactacacggtttaaaagctgggactttgtttaatatcataagtaacctgctctgtcttgtctgtcgatgtgtggtcagtatcctctttgttccgcgatgtatttttcactgcgtgtggcgtgacagcgccacggcttgtcggacaaagcaacagtaactaaggggggcggggctcGGCGAAAGGCTAATTGCGCTGGTGTGCTTTCTCGTTTGCATATCAATAGCCCTCTCCCTGTCTCTCCCCCTCTCTTTGCCAGGGTTACATTACAccgaacaaagaaacaaaaagaaagaaaacagaaaatttTGTTCTATTATAAGCAGGACTAAACTAATGGAAATGATAGTCAGTATATTAATGGCTATCTCTGTACGtgtttgatttatatatatatatatatatatatatatatatatatatatatatataatatgaatatatatatatgagagagagatagagagatggatgtagatacatacatacaccTACAATACCATCCCAGAATGTGGTTGAtgtattgatgtttttattattttctgtttAGATTTGTTTAGATTGGGTAGCCACATGTACAGCTGTAAATATTCCACTCTCAAAGAGTGACCACCCTGTTTTGAGGAAGTTCCTCAAAGAGAAGGTTGTCAATGGTGGAGCGATTCCTGGGAGCCACCAGCTCCAAGAGAAATACTTGGGTGATGTCTACCTGCAGGAGAAAGAAACTCTCAAGACTAATTTAACCAAAAAGCCTGTTGCAGTCATTTGTGACGAAACTCCAGATGTAGAGGGCAGATGTGTACTGAACATTCTAATTGCACCACTAGAGAAGGATGAGTCTGGAAGAATTTTGGCGTACCTTGCAGACACAGTGTTCCTTGAGCAGTGTAACCACTCCACTGTGTCAATGGCTGTTGTAAAGTGTCTTCAAGAATACAGCATTGATAATGATGATGTCATTGTGTTTAACACGGATAATGCAGCCTATATGAAGAAGGCCTATACTGCTGCGCTGAAGTCCTTATTCCCAAATTCAGTGCATGTAACATGCATGGCTCATATTATGAACCTTGTCGGAAGTGCTTTTCGGAGaccttttgatcaattgaattcATTCATGCTGAGTTTCTCGCAAATGTTCTACCATGCTGGCTCACGCAAAAGAAGATATCTTCAATTCATGACAAAAAATCTACCACCAGGAAGGAAAGCAACCATGGCTCCAAATCCATGTGCAACTAGATGGAACTCATGGTTCACTGCTGTACAGTACCATTCAGAGCACTTCGGACTGTACAAGGAATTTATTGAGAAGGAAATTGATGTAAGTGGCATTCTCTTTGCTCATAATACAGTATTACAAatatattcaattcaattcagttttatttatacagcgccatattacaaataaaaaattccTCAATGGCACCTTACAGGCAAATATACATTTCAGTTCCACCAAAGACATACATACCAACACATACACAGAGAAATACACAAAATGTCCAAAATGATGAATGAAAtgctatgtatttttgtgattGATTGCCTGAACATAATTTTGactcatttgtttttttctattcaAAGACCTGTGGAAAAACCACACCCCAGTCAGTGGAGAGACTCCATGAAATGCTCCAGGATCCAAATATGGCTGAAAGTCTACAGGTCCAGATCAGCATCATGGCAAATAAGTGTAGAGTGTTAATTGGACTTCTGGACATCTTCCAGAGCAGACGTCCTATAGTCACCAAAGCTTTTGACTACCTGGAGGATCTGCATATGAAGTTAGAGGCCAACAAAGATCTCAGCTATGAAACATGCGCAGAATACTTTGAGGGACTTGATCTATCTTTTGCTATCAAAATGCAGATCCTGAACAGAGTGGAACAGGCATACATCAATGCAGAGGACAAACTGAGCAAGTACATTTCTGATGGGCAACCTGCCATTAGTTTCCTGAAAGAGGTTAGGGTCTTTGATCCTCGTCACATTGCATTTATGAGTGATAGTGTGTCCAGCTACGAATCCATCCCAGGCTTCAGTGATGTGCCTAAAAATGAACTGGATGCCTACTTCACACGCCTTGGTCCAGCTGCAGTCCATGCTGCAGCATGTGGAGTTGTAGATCTAGATATATTCTGGGATGGACTTAAAGAGAGACTGCCTATACTCAGTGGCCTGGCCATAAGATACAAATCTGTCATTGTGAACTCAGCAGACGCTGAGCGGAGTAACAGCATCTACAAGCTGGTGTTGTCAAGCCGAAGGAGATCGGTCACAAATGACAACCTCAAAGCCTTGGTCTTTCTGTACCATAACCAGAGGCTTGCCAGTGGAGCGTTTGAGGACAAAGACTTTGAGGAGGACTTTGAGTCTTTTGATGAGGCCTAGGTGTTTAACCTTGTCATCTTTGTATGTTgtattgtgttgtgttgtgctGACGCCAGGAATGTATCGACACCTTTTGAATTTGGAGTCAGTGTTTATATACCCTTAAGTTCTCCACAGTGTTACTGAAAGTGTGTTATGTTTACAGTGAAGGACTGTGTGCACTTTACATTGTTTTTGAGATAATTCAAGAAATTAATGGATGccaaaattgtattttattttccatTGTTTAGGCATCTTCAGCATTAAGCTGTGAGGTTCTGTTCAAATTTTGAACTGagattgttttttatttctgaTATGAATACTGAGCCATTTATATTATtagttcattattattttatgtagtCTTCAGGAGAGACTGCCTGCACACAGTACTAGTactaatgtttgttttgttttacttaTATGAAGGCTGAGACATTCATGTTTTACTTCATGTAGTGCTGTTCTGTGCACTTTAACTTTTGAACCACATTTGGATAAGTAAAGCCTATTTTGCTGCATTTTTGTAATCCTGGTAATCTTTTATTTGCCATATTGGTAAGATTGTTTATAGGATCATTTCTCAGTGTCTTTGttcttttaattaatgtttttttcataattaatgtttttaataatttaatatttaacatattacTCATTATAATTACAAAAATGGAAAATCGCAACTATCGTTCAACTTCCACTACCTAGGGTTCATTTCCTTCCGCAGTATAATCACAACAAAAACCTAAAAAGCACCGCAACTTTCATCGCAATTTTTTGGAAAAGCTCACGCAACATCAGGCATTTTAGGCCGCAACAATCACAAAAAAGGCCCGCGAAATCCTGGAGGGACTGGTATACTGTCGTGAAggatttgtattatttttgtgcatggatgtaactattgcatTAAAAGGGTTTCTATATGAATTCATGTCAATAAATTAAGCTCAATGTACCATTGAAATTGATTTGTGATGTCAAATAGGCTATTTTTGGTACGTTTCGCCAAGTGCAGTGTAAAAAGGACACATCCGATAcaggtcacttttaaaagaaatgtaagcaCGTCGTCCAAAAAAATcggatatggtcaaaagattggatctgtgcattaagacttgcagtgtaaatgccaAAGTGCCTTTTTGGCCTTAGTTCTAGTTCCCTCACAGTCCCACCTGATAGGGCCATTAGGGGAGGCTCTTTGTCTTCCCAGGTGTGAAACACATCATTATTCATGATCATTCACGCCCTCCCCGCATAAGCCTTCCTGACACAAAACATGTcttataaatcaatatattgttttatgtgaATGAGTGGGCATGATTATTTTCACAAGGTTTTGAAGAAAAAATTATAGGCTACAACATTtctcaaacatacatttttcaaaagtcttgtgaacaaataTTCAGTATGGGTCGTATGGCCTTCTTTCAGTGACTTAATGACAAATGACATTTCTCAACACTACAAACTTTTACATACATGCTGCTCATATATTATTGAAGCAGAAAACAGTTTAATCACACTTTAgtcatgaaaatgttataaGTAACAGAaataagcacaaatgtcagtGAATGTCAAACCGCTCCAGGGCCCAGAAAACACCTCGGACCCCAGAGGGTTTATTCCTCTTGTTTTACTGGTTTACTGtctaataaattaacattataagcAGCAAATCCACCATATCTCAAGACTATCCAGTCAAAATGGGTTAATGTTATCTTTGAAG
Proteins encoded:
- the LOC137035130 gene encoding uncharacterized protein, with the protein product MAPNPCATRWNSWFTAVQYHSEHFGLYKEFIEKEIDTCGKTTPQSVERLHEMLQDPNMAESLQVQISIMANKCRVLIGLLDIFQSRRPIVTKAFDYLEDLHMKLEANKDLSYETCAEYFEGLDLSFAIKMQILNRVEQAYINAEDKLSKYISDGQPAISFLKEVRVFDPRHIAFMSDSVSSYESIPGFSDVPKNELDAYFTRLGPAAVHAAACGVVDLDIFWDGLKERLPILSGLAIRYKSVIVNSADAERSNSIYKLVLSSRRRSVTNDNLKALVFLYHNQRLASGAFEDKDFEEDFESFDEA